A single genomic interval of Microbacterium oleivorans harbors:
- a CDS encoding sulfite exporter TauE/SafE family protein, whose product MPELSVAGWSLLALGAVVIGLSKAALPGAGTIAVALFAAALPAKQSTGTILLLLIVGDLFALWAYRRHADLRALVRLIPAVVVGMLLGVVFLAAAPDALVRRVIGVILLVVIAATLWRRRAASGSPVDAGARPHPAVAAVYGSLGGFTTMVANAAGPIMSMYFLALRFPVQAFLGTAAWFFAIVNVSKIPFSVGLGLITPSGLVIVAVLVPLVVVGAFAGRAIATRIPQRLFERLVVVITVIGALYLLLPV is encoded by the coding sequence GTGCCCGAGCTGAGCGTCGCCGGATGGTCACTGCTCGCGCTGGGCGCGGTGGTCATCGGGCTTTCGAAGGCCGCGCTCCCCGGCGCGGGGACGATCGCCGTGGCCCTGTTCGCCGCGGCGCTGCCGGCGAAGCAGTCCACCGGCACCATCCTGCTGCTGCTGATCGTCGGCGACCTGTTCGCGCTGTGGGCCTATCGCCGTCACGCCGACCTGCGGGCGCTGGTGCGCCTCATCCCCGCCGTCGTCGTCGGGATGCTGCTCGGGGTGGTCTTCCTCGCGGCGGCGCCGGATGCCCTCGTGCGCCGGGTGATCGGCGTCATCCTGCTCGTGGTGATCGCCGCGACCTTGTGGCGGCGACGGGCCGCGAGCGGGTCGCCGGTCGATGCCGGAGCCCGGCCGCATCCCGCCGTCGCGGCCGTCTACGGCAGCCTCGGCGGCTTCACGACCATGGTCGCCAATGCGGCCGGTCCGATCATGTCGATGTACTTCCTGGCGCTGCGGTTCCCCGTGCAGGCGTTCCTCGGGACCGCCGCCTGGTTCTTCGCCATCGTCAACGTCTCGAAGATCCCGTTCTCCGTCGGTCTCGGGCTGATCACCCCGTCCGGGCTGGTGATCGTGGCCGTCCTGGTGCCGCTCGTGGTCGTCGGCGCGTTCGCCGGGCGGGCGATCGCGACCCGCATCCCGCAGCGGCTGTTCGAGCGCCTCGTCGTCGTGATCACGGTCATCGGCGCGCTGTACCTGCTGCTTCCGGTCTGA
- a CDS encoding PRD domain-containing protein, which translates to MAIDDAAPPARGTVVHKVLNNNVVITLDERGRERVLMGRGLGFQLKPSDALDPDKVEKTFILDGGDQGDRERQLLTDVPYPVIEAVTRAVDEAERRLGHHLDRHFAMAVIDHIQFVLERLDNGIRIPATNMPELRVLHPHEFSAAQRMAAAISESLERELPAEEAVFLTMHLLNATRDEPNGTAALLFRRVQHVVLTVENALGVKLDVESPDYARFVLHIQFLLQRLVSRTMLRSADTSFFEFAKHSYPRSFEIAQEVKAYVRAATESELTDEELLYVIVHVERLATQVGANRAGEESPPVVP; encoded by the coding sequence ATGGCGATCGACGATGCTGCCCCGCCGGCACGCGGGACCGTCGTGCACAAGGTGTTGAACAACAACGTCGTCATCACCCTCGACGAGCGCGGCCGGGAGCGGGTGCTGATGGGCCGGGGGCTCGGCTTCCAGCTGAAGCCCTCCGATGCGCTCGACCCCGACAAGGTCGAGAAGACCTTCATCCTCGACGGCGGCGATCAGGGCGACCGCGAGCGCCAGCTGCTCACCGACGTGCCCTATCCCGTGATCGAAGCGGTGACACGAGCCGTCGACGAGGCCGAGCGCCGCCTCGGACATCACCTCGACCGGCATTTCGCGATGGCCGTCATCGACCACATCCAGTTCGTGCTCGAGCGCCTCGACAACGGCATCCGCATCCCGGCCACGAACATGCCCGAGCTGCGGGTGCTGCATCCGCACGAGTTCTCCGCGGCGCAGCGCATGGCCGCCGCGATCTCGGAATCGCTCGAGCGCGAGCTGCCCGCCGAGGAGGCGGTGTTCCTGACCATGCATCTGCTGAACGCGACACGCGACGAGCCGAACGGCACCGCCGCACTGCTGTTCCGCCGGGTGCAGCATGTGGTCCTCACCGTCGAGAACGCGCTCGGAGTGAAGCTCGATGTCGAGAGTCCCGACTACGCCCGCTTCGTGCTGCACATCCAGTTCCTGCTCCAGAGACTCGTCTCGCGCACGATGCTGCGCAGCGCCGACACGTCGTTCTTCGAGTTCGCCAAGCACAGCTATCCGCGTTCGTTCGAGATCGCACAGGAGGTCAAGGCGTACGTGCGCGCGGCGACCGAGTCCGAGCTGACCGATGAGGAGCTGCTGTACGTCATCGTCCACGTCGAGCGGCTCGCGACGCAGGTCGGAGCGAACCGCGCTGGCGAGGAGTCGCCCCCCGTGGTACCGTGA
- a CDS encoding beta-glucoside-specific PTS transporter subunit IIABC, with protein MDYSKTAAGVLSGVGGEENVNSLVHCATRLRFVLKDESKANAATIKAVPGVVTVAQAGGQYQVVIGNDVPEVYAEIGKISKFGGGSDAPAAEGPKGNLFNRFISMISAIFTPLLWALAGTGLLKAFLAAAVTFGWIGTDNSTYAVLNALSDGLINFLPMALAFTAARYFKANEFTAFAIAAALLYPTITPLVGAEGLTFFGIPFTMVTYVSSVIPIIVIVWLQSHAEKFLYAKLPGAIRRFVTPMIVVLIAVPIVFVVIGPISAILSGALGNGIGWVFDNAPWAGGAIMGGFWQVFVIFGLHWGLVPLFTLEYQTTGQILLIGPVFAAVLAQAAAVAGVWVRAKGKNLKSLAAPATLSGFLAGITEPAIYGINLPLKRPFAFGIVGGVLGGAIIAIGGVFSTAFVVPSGLALPALFGNGNMVMLIIGLAVAIVVPFLLTAIVGFVEPTEDAAPAAAAAASGNDVVVLSPLDGTVVPLSETPDAAFAEGSLGDGVAIKPRSGAVYAPFDATVAAAFPTGHAIGLRHADGAEVLIHIGIDTVKLAGAHFDVKVTTGQEVKAGDLLVEFDGDAIERAGYDLTTPVIVTNGELYPELTDRASGPIAHGEALFTGVSVESALAK; from the coding sequence ATGGATTACTCGAAGACCGCGGCCGGCGTCCTCTCAGGCGTCGGCGGCGAGGAGAACGTCAACTCCCTCGTGCACTGCGCGACCCGACTGCGCTTCGTGCTGAAGGACGAGTCGAAGGCGAACGCCGCGACCATCAAGGCCGTGCCCGGCGTCGTCACCGTCGCCCAGGCCGGGGGCCAGTACCAGGTCGTCATCGGCAACGACGTGCCCGAGGTGTATGCCGAGATCGGCAAGATCTCGAAGTTCGGCGGCGGATCCGACGCCCCGGCCGCCGAGGGACCGAAGGGCAACCTGTTCAACCGCTTCATCTCGATGATCTCGGCGATCTTCACCCCGCTGCTGTGGGCCCTCGCGGGCACGGGTCTGCTCAAGGCGTTCCTCGCCGCCGCCGTCACCTTCGGCTGGATCGGCACCGACAACTCCACCTACGCCGTCCTCAACGCCCTGTCGGACGGCCTGATCAACTTCCTGCCGATGGCGCTCGCGTTCACCGCCGCGCGCTACTTCAAGGCCAACGAGTTCACCGCCTTCGCGATCGCGGCGGCGCTGCTCTACCCCACCATCACGCCGCTCGTCGGCGCCGAGGGCCTGACGTTCTTCGGCATCCCCTTCACGATGGTCACCTACGTCTCGAGCGTCATCCCGATCATCGTGATCGTGTGGCTGCAGAGCCACGCCGAGAAGTTCCTCTACGCCAAGCTCCCCGGCGCGATCCGCCGATTCGTCACCCCGATGATCGTCGTGCTCATCGCGGTGCCGATCGTCTTCGTCGTCATCGGTCCGATCTCGGCGATCCTCAGCGGCGCGCTCGGCAACGGCATCGGCTGGGTCTTCGACAACGCCCCCTGGGCCGGCGGCGCGATCATGGGCGGCTTCTGGCAGGTCTTCGTGATCTTCGGTCTGCACTGGGGCCTCGTTCCGCTGTTCACGCTGGAGTACCAGACCACCGGGCAGATCCTGCTCATCGGCCCCGTCTTCGCGGCCGTGCTCGCCCAGGCCGCCGCCGTCGCCGGCGTGTGGGTGCGCGCCAAGGGCAAGAACCTGAAGTCGCTCGCGGCTCCCGCGACGCTGTCGGGCTTCCTCGCCGGCATCACCGAGCCCGCCATCTACGGCATCAACCTGCCCCTCAAGCGCCCGTTCGCCTTCGGCATCGTCGGCGGCGTGCTCGGTGGCGCCATCATCGCCATCGGCGGCGTCTTCTCGACCGCCTTCGTGGTGCCCTCGGGTCTGGCGCTGCCGGCCCTGTTCGGCAACGGCAACATGGTGATGCTGATCATCGGCCTGGCCGTGGCGATCGTCGTGCCGTTCCTGCTCACCGCGATCGTCGGTTTCGTCGAGCCCACCGAGGATGCCGCCCCCGCCGCCGCTGCGGCCGCCTCAGGCAACGACGTGGTCGTGCTCAGCCCGCTCGACGGCACCGTGGTGCCGCTGAGCGAGACGCCCGACGCCGCGTTCGCCGAGGGCAGCCTGGGTGACGGCGTCGCCATCAAGCCGCGGTCGGGTGCGGTCTACGCGCCGTTCGACGCCACCGTCGCCGCCGCCTTCCCCACCGGGCACGCGATCGGCCTGCGTCATGCCGACGGCGCCGAGGTGCTCATCCACATCGGCATCGACACCGTCAAGCTCGCCGGTGCGCACTTCGACGTCAAGGTGACCACCGGCCAGGAGGTCAAGGCCGGCGACCTGCTCGTGGAGTTCGACGGCGATGCGATCGAACGCGCCGGGTACGACCTGACCACCCCGGTCATCGTCACCAACGGCGAGCTCTACCCCGAGCTGACCGACCGCGCCTCGGGCCCGATCGCCCACGGCGAGGCGCTGTTCACCGGCGTCTCGGTCGAGTCGGCTCTGGCGAAGTAG
- a CDS encoding glycoside hydrolase family 1 protein has translation MSTITFPDGFLWGGATAANQLEGAYLEDGKGLSIQDVMPHGIVTPRAEGPTDDNLKQVGIDFYHRYAEDIALFAEMGFKTFRFSIAWSRIFPKGDETEPNEAGLAFYDRVLDELEKHGIEPLVTISHYETPLHLAETYDGWVNRDLIGFYERYVRVLFSRYGARVKYWLTFNEINSIVHAPFMSGGINTPKDQLSPTDLYQAIHHELVASALATKVARELAPDAQIGCMVLSMPVYPLTPDPDDVFAALTTERVNLAFGDIHVRGEYPGYYLRSLREQGVELQISDEDKTLLKENTVDFVSFSYYSSICETTDESKRVMGEGNLFGGVKNPTLKESEWGWQIDPVGLRLVLNQFWDRWQKPLFIVENGLGAKDQLVEVDGVKTVVDDYRIAYLQAHLEAVGEAIADGVDLMGYTTWGCIDLVSASTAQLSKRYGFIYVDRNDDGSGTLDRHKKKSFDWYAEVIRTNGASLTS, from the coding sequence ATGAGCACCATCACCTTCCCCGACGGATTCCTCTGGGGCGGCGCGACCGCCGCGAACCAGCTCGAGGGCGCCTACCTCGAAGACGGCAAGGGCCTCTCGATCCAGGACGTCATGCCGCACGGCATCGTGACCCCGCGCGCCGAGGGTCCGACCGACGACAACCTCAAGCAGGTCGGCATCGACTTCTACCACCGCTACGCGGAGGACATCGCCCTCTTCGCCGAGATGGGGTTCAAGACCTTCCGCTTCTCGATCGCGTGGAGCCGGATCTTCCCGAAGGGCGACGAGACCGAGCCCAACGAGGCCGGCCTCGCCTTCTACGACCGCGTGCTCGACGAGCTCGAGAAGCACGGCATCGAGCCCCTCGTCACGATCTCTCATTACGAGACCCCGCTGCACCTCGCCGAGACCTACGACGGCTGGGTGAACCGCGACCTCATCGGTTTCTACGAGCGCTACGTCCGTGTGCTGTTCAGCCGCTACGGAGCGCGCGTGAAGTACTGGCTGACCTTCAACGAGATCAACTCGATCGTCCACGCCCCCTTCATGTCCGGGGGCATCAACACCCCGAAGGACCAGCTCTCCCCCACCGACCTGTACCAGGCGATCCACCACGAGCTCGTGGCCTCCGCCCTGGCGACCAAGGTGGCCCGCGAGCTGGCCCCGGACGCGCAGATCGGCTGCATGGTGCTGTCGATGCCGGTCTACCCGCTCACGCCCGATCCCGACGACGTGTTCGCCGCGCTCACCACCGAGCGCGTCAACCTCGCCTTCGGCGACATCCACGTGCGCGGCGAGTACCCCGGCTACTACCTGCGGAGCCTGCGCGAGCAGGGTGTCGAGCTGCAGATCAGCGACGAGGACAAGACGCTCCTCAAGGAGAACACGGTCGACTTCGTGTCGTTCAGCTACTACTCCTCGATCTGCGAGACGACCGACGAGTCGAAGCGCGTCATGGGCGAGGGCAATCTCTTCGGCGGCGTCAAGAACCCGACTCTGAAGGAATCGGAGTGGGGGTGGCAGATCGACCCCGTCGGGCTGCGGCTCGTGCTCAACCAGTTCTGGGACCGGTGGCAGAAGCCGCTGTTCATCGTCGAGAACGGCCTGGGCGCCAAGGACCAGCTCGTCGAGGTCGACGGCGTGAAGACCGTCGTCGACGACTACCGCATCGCCTACCTGCAGGCGCACCTCGAGGCGGTCGGTGAGGCGATCGCCGACGGTGTCGACCTCATGGGGTACACGACGTGGGGCTGCATCGACCTCGTCTCGGCCTCGACGGCGCAGCTGAGCAAGCGCTACGGCTTCATCTACGTCGACCGCAACGACGACGGCTCAGGCACGCTGGATCGACACAAGAAGAAGTCCTTCGACTGGTACGCCGAGGTCATCCGCACCAACGGGGCATCGCTCACGAGCTGA
- a CDS encoding HAD hydrolase family protein, which translates to MPTSHPRRRAVFLDVDGTLLHDGVHLPESAVTAVRRARENGHLVLLSTGRGMAELRGRILDIGFDGAVTNGGAFASVGDELIVSRLMSAAEIARLTERFEARGIHWYFQSYDRLFASPGLPALLADRLERDRALHAERARAAGATADDREFFSIGLKTFDDAVHFSDVEIAKAVILGSDAQSVAGLLSELAPDFAVVSGTIPLPDGSSGEIAPRGVNKGAAILEVLRHLEVDPADAIGIGDNWNDAEMFEVCGTAIAMGNAEPAVQALADEVTTAIDADGIHNAFARHGLI; encoded by the coding sequence ATGCCCACGTCCCACCCCCGCCGCCGCGCCGTCTTCCTCGATGTCGACGGCACGCTCCTGCACGACGGCGTCCACCTGCCCGAATCCGCGGTGACGGCGGTCCGACGTGCTCGCGAGAACGGGCACCTCGTGCTGCTGAGCACCGGCCGCGGCATGGCCGAGCTGCGGGGGCGCATCCTCGACATCGGGTTCGACGGCGCGGTCACCAACGGCGGAGCCTTCGCGAGCGTCGGCGACGAGCTGATCGTGTCGCGGCTGATGTCGGCTGCCGAGATCGCCCGCCTCACCGAGCGCTTCGAAGCGCGCGGCATCCACTGGTACTTCCAGTCGTACGACCGCCTGTTCGCGAGCCCGGGTCTGCCCGCGCTGCTCGCCGACCGCCTCGAACGCGACCGCGCGCTGCACGCCGAACGGGCGCGCGCGGCCGGCGCGACCGCCGATGACCGGGAGTTCTTCAGCATCGGGCTGAAGACGTTCGACGATGCCGTGCACTTCTCCGACGTCGAGATCGCCAAGGCCGTCATCCTGGGCTCCGATGCGCAGTCGGTCGCGGGTCTGCTGTCCGAGCTCGCTCCGGATTTCGCCGTCGTGTCGGGAACCATCCCGCTGCCCGACGGCAGCTCGGGCGAGATCGCCCCCCGCGGGGTCAACAAGGGAGCCGCGATCCTCGAGGTGCTCCGCCACCTCGAGGTCGACCCCGCCGATGCGATCGGCATCGGCGACAACTGGAACGACGCCGAGATGTTCGAGGTCTGCGGCACGGCGATCGCGATGGGCAACGCCGAACCGGCCGTGCAGGCACTCGCCGACGAAGTCACCACGGCGATCGACGCCGACGGCATCCACAACGCCTTCGCGCGTCACGGCCTCATCTGA
- the mmuM gene encoding homocysteine S-methyltransferase — protein sequence MLTTGSYQIAFDNLAAVGFDGAQTRRLLHLAVRLAREGAAEAGRDVWAAASVGPFGAARADGSEYTGDYGLSVAELQRWHRRRLDAIVDAEPDVLAFETIASPAEAEAVARAIDGVGIPSWISLSAASAAFDAASLRETLAASARTPGVLAVGVNCCAPETVSSAIADAAAAPYVVYPNSGETGDAAARVWTGDPGRLLADLDAWLAWGARIVGGCCRTTPDDIAAIAHRLR from the coding sequence ATCCTCACGACCGGCTCGTACCAGATCGCCTTCGACAACCTCGCCGCGGTCGGCTTCGACGGCGCGCAGACCCGCCGCCTGCTGCACCTCGCGGTGCGGCTGGCGCGCGAGGGAGCAGCGGAGGCGGGGAGAGACGTCTGGGCGGCGGCATCCGTCGGCCCCTTCGGAGCCGCGCGCGCCGACGGCAGCGAGTACACCGGTGACTACGGCCTCTCCGTCGCCGAGCTCCAGCGGTGGCATCGTCGCCGGCTCGATGCGATCGTCGACGCTGAGCCCGACGTCCTGGCGTTCGAGACGATCGCCTCGCCCGCCGAGGCGGAGGCGGTGGCACGGGCGATCGACGGCGTCGGCATCCCGTCGTGGATCTCGCTCTCGGCCGCGAGCGCGGCGTTCGACGCGGCCTCGCTGCGCGAGACCCTCGCCGCGAGCGCGAGAACACCGGGGGTTCTCGCGGTCGGCGTCAACTGCTGCGCGCCCGAGACGGTGTCGTCCGCCATCGCCGACGCCGCAGCGGCGCCGTACGTCGTCTATCCGAACAGCGGCGAGACGGGGGACGCCGCAGCGCGGGTGTGGACGGGTGACCCGGGCCGGCTCCTGGCCGACCTCGACGCGTGGCTCGCGTGGGGTGCGCGCATCGTCGGGGGCTGCTGCCGCACGACGCCCGACGACATCGCCGCCATCGCTCACCGACTCAGATGA